A genomic region of Glycine max cultivar Williams 82 chromosome 15, Glycine_max_v4.0, whole genome shotgun sequence contains the following coding sequences:
- the LOC100527434 gene encoding uncharacterized protein isoform X2 gives MVIYGPSLSVYCGSWVRDGESNWQDRCSPQKLSGSGRRSITCKFESVRLSRACSVALTTLLTTAAVIASVAAADEPETLSNIPQTLSGECTLPKDCKKARIQKPKSRKAESCTIKCVTTCIRGGDGSPGEGPFNVIRPLVVFKQGFRTRQY, from the exons ATGGTAATCTATGGCCCAAGTTTATCGGTGTACTGTGGGTCGTGGGTACGAGATGGTGAGAGCAATTGGCAAGATAGGTGCAGCCCTCAGAAATTGAGTGGGTCTGGGAGAAGAAGCATCACCTGCAAATTCGAGAGTGTGAGACTCAGTAGAGCATGCAGTGTGGCACTGACTACCTTGCTCACAACCGCTGCGGTGATAGCTTCTGTGGCAGCAGCTGATGAACCCGAGACTCTATCCAACATACCCCAGACTTTGTCCGGTGAGTGCACGTTGCCCAAAGATTGCAAGAAAGCTAGAATACAGAAACCAAAGTCAAGGAAAGCGGAatcatgcacaatcaagtgtgTCACCACTTGCATCAGAGGTGGAGATGGCTCTCCTGGGGAAGGCCCTTTTAACGTGATAAG ACCTCTGGTTGTTTTCAAGCAAGGGTTTCGAACTCGTCAATACTG
- the LOC100527434 gene encoding uncharacterized protein isoform X1: MVIYGPSLSVYCGSWVRDGESNWQDRCSPQKLSGSGRRSITCKFESVRLSRACSVALTTLLTTAAVIASVAAADEPETLSNIPQTLSGECTLPKDCKKARIQKPKSRKAESCTIKCVTTCIRGGDGSPGEGPFNVIRPLVVFKQGFRTRQYCDSCGQ, from the exons ATGGTAATCTATGGCCCAAGTTTATCGGTGTACTGTGGGTCGTGGGTACGAGATGGTGAGAGCAATTGGCAAGATAGGTGCAGCCCTCAGAAATTGAGTGGGTCTGGGAGAAGAAGCATCACCTGCAAATTCGAGAGTGTGAGACTCAGTAGAGCATGCAGTGTGGCACTGACTACCTTGCTCACAACCGCTGCGGTGATAGCTTCTGTGGCAGCAGCTGATGAACCCGAGACTCTATCCAACATACCCCAGACTTTGTCCGGTGAGTGCACGTTGCCCAAAGATTGCAAGAAAGCTAGAATACAGAAACCAAAGTCAAGGAAAGCGGAatcatgcacaatcaagtgtgTCACCACTTGCATCAGAGGTGGAGATGGCTCTCCTGGGGAAGGCCCTTTTAACGTGATAAG ACCTCTGGTTGTTTTCAAGCAAGGGTTTCGAACTCGTCAATACTG TGACAGCTGTGGCCAGTAG